The Mesobacillus jeotgali genome window below encodes:
- a CDS encoding SDR family oxidoreductase encodes MEYGYFFTGFPGFISNQLIREVLRKNECNGKVHVLVLPNMFDQANTERAAIIQEFNLSESQFEIIKGDITASGLAIDQEIQAQLESEVTHVFHLAAIYDLAVPKDIAYRVNVEGTRNVNDWSKSLKNIQRYTYFSTAFVAGKREGILYENELIKPPGFKNFYEETKYEAEVLVEALKSEVPVTIIRPGIVKGHSRTGETIKFDGPYFIMNFIDRLSFMPFLPKLGKGESVVNLVPVDYIIEATTYLSFVDKGAGKTYHLTDPKPYKVSELYAMMMYELMKKQPKGAVPLALAKGGLNFKVLRRYLGVEKEALDYFTWKGSFDSSQAQEDLKDSGIRCPDFKEGIAAMAAFYQENKHKRQFQINIS; translated from the coding sequence ATGGAGTACGGATACTTTTTTACAGGATTTCCGGGTTTCATAAGCAATCAATTGATTCGAGAGGTTTTGCGGAAAAATGAGTGTAACGGAAAGGTTCATGTACTAGTACTGCCTAATATGTTTGATCAGGCAAATACTGAGAGAGCAGCGATCATTCAAGAGTTCAATCTGTCGGAGAGCCAGTTTGAGATCATTAAAGGTGACATTACTGCCAGTGGCCTGGCTATCGACCAAGAGATACAGGCTCAACTCGAATCAGAAGTAACACATGTTTTCCATCTGGCAGCCATATATGACCTGGCAGTGCCAAAGGATATTGCCTATCGTGTCAACGTAGAGGGTACCAGGAACGTCAATGATTGGTCGAAGTCATTAAAGAATATCCAGCGATATACTTACTTCAGCACTGCTTTTGTTGCCGGCAAACGGGAAGGTATCTTGTACGAGAATGAATTAATCAAGCCCCCCGGTTTTAAAAACTTTTATGAAGAAACTAAATATGAAGCAGAAGTCCTTGTAGAGGCATTGAAATCTGAAGTGCCTGTGACAATCATCAGGCCTGGGATTGTGAAGGGGCATTCAAGAACAGGAGAAACCATCAAGTTTGATGGCCCTTATTTTATCATGAATTTTATCGACCGCCTCAGCTTCATGCCATTTTTGCCAAAGCTCGGAAAGGGCGAGAGTGTTGTCAATCTGGTTCCGGTGGATTATATTATTGAGGCCACAACCTATTTATCATTTGTTGATAAGGGAGCAGGGAAAACATATCATCTTACAGACCCTAAACCATATAAGGTATCTGAGCTTTACGCCATGATGATGTATGAACTGATGAAAAAGCAGCCAAAAGGAGCCGTTCCGCTCGCTCTGGCAAAAGGAGGACTCAATTTCAAGGTGCTCAGGAGGTATCTTGGAGTCGAAAAGGAAGCACTTGATTATTTTACATGGAAGGGAAGTTTTGATTCCTCCCAGGCTCAGGAGGACTTAAAGGATTCAGGAATAAGATGCCCAGATTTCAAGGAAGGAATTGCTGCTATGGCGGCTTTCTACCAAGAGAACAAACATAAAAGACAATTCCAGATCAATATATCTTAA
- a CDS encoding aldehyde dehydrogenase family protein: MHSVKEVQKISVVAPATGKVIAEIEETPVQEVPFLYQGARDGFSYWSSLAISERTRYLRKLKQLMVEEMDEIAKIISEDTGKVLTESIVADIMPTLDAIDHIIRHAEKVLSRRKVKTPLLLFGKKSFVEYMPRGVVLVISPWNYPLQLAMVPMISALAGGNSVILKPSEVTPLVGKCIEDLFKRCGFPEGTVQVAHGGKEVGAAFTAGKPDYIFFTGSVRTGKIIQQQAAKDLIPTTLELGGKDPMIVFGDANIDRAVKAAAWGAFTNSGQVCMSAERLYVERSIYGKFLEKLKKEVNSLQQGSDIDADVGSMTFPGQKDVVKAQLDEALERGAKLETGLKPSDWKGDMFLPLTVVTEVKQDMKIIQEESFGPLLPVVPFDTEEEAITFANGTVFGLNASVWTNDKAKARRVASRLVSGAVVINDVLITVANHGLPFGGTKESGIGRYHSEAGLRIFCHEKAIMEDMGFMKSEIQWYPYKGKYPLFLNLFKSYFSEKRDWFSFVKNYIALLKNNK; the protein is encoded by the coding sequence ATGCATTCAGTTAAAGAGGTACAAAAGATATCTGTTGTGGCACCAGCGACTGGAAAGGTTATAGCCGAAATCGAAGAGACGCCTGTCCAAGAAGTTCCATTCCTGTACCAGGGGGCAAGGGATGGTTTTTCATATTGGAGCAGCCTGGCCATTTCTGAGCGTACCCGGTACTTGAGGAAGCTGAAACAGCTGATGGTAGAGGAAATGGACGAGATTGCAAAAATCATCTCAGAAGATACCGGCAAGGTGTTGACAGAATCAATCGTGGCGGATATTATGCCGACTCTTGATGCAATCGATCATATTATCAGACATGCGGAAAAGGTATTAAGCCGGAGAAAGGTAAAAACACCATTGTTGCTTTTCGGCAAAAAATCCTTTGTTGAATATATGCCACGTGGTGTCGTACTTGTTATTTCTCCATGGAATTACCCGCTTCAGCTGGCAATGGTTCCGATGATCAGTGCACTTGCAGGTGGCAATTCTGTCATTTTAAAACCATCAGAAGTGACTCCGCTTGTGGGGAAATGCATCGAGGATTTGTTCAAGCGCTGCGGCTTCCCTGAAGGAACCGTCCAGGTTGCTCATGGCGGAAAAGAAGTAGGTGCTGCTTTTACTGCGGGTAAGCCAGACTATATCTTTTTTACAGGCTCTGTCCGGACAGGAAAAATCATCCAGCAGCAGGCTGCGAAAGATTTAATTCCAACGACCCTGGAGCTTGGAGGCAAGGACCCGATGATCGTATTTGGGGATGCAAACATCGATAGAGCGGTAAAAGCAGCAGCCTGGGGCGCATTCACAAATAGCGGCCAGGTTTGCATGAGTGCAGAGCGATTGTATGTTGAACGGTCAATCTATGGCAAGTTCCTTGAGAAATTGAAAAAAGAAGTCAATTCCCTTCAGCAAGGGAGTGATATCGATGCGGACGTCGGATCCATGACGTTCCCTGGTCAGAAAGACGTTGTGAAAGCTCAGCTGGATGAAGCACTTGAACGAGGAGCGAAATTGGAAACAGGATTGAAACCTTCTGACTGGAAGGGCGACATGTTTTTGCCGCTGACAGTTGTTACTGAAGTGAAGCAGGATATGAAAATCATCCAGGAAGAATCTTTCGGCCCATTGCTTCCTGTTGTCCCATTCGATACAGAAGAAGAAGCCATTACCTTTGCAAATGGTACTGTATTTGGTCTGAATGCCAGTGTCTGGACTAATGATAAAGCCAAGGCTCGCCGTGTCGCTTCCAGGCTTGTGTCTGGAGCTGTCGTCATCAATGATGTACTCATTACAGTGGCAAACCACGGCCTGCCGTTTGGAGGGACCAAGGAGAGCGGCATAGGCAGGTATCATTCTGAAGCAGGATTAAGGATCTTTTGTCATGAAAAAGCCATCATGGAAGACATGGGTTTCATGAAATCGGAAATACAATGGTACCCATATAAAGGTAAATATCCGTTATTCCTGAATTTATTCAAAAGCTATTTTTCCGAAAAAAGAGATTGGTTTTCCTTTGTGAAAAACTATATCGCCCTATTAAAGAACAATAAATAA
- a CDS encoding DUF5667 domain-containing protein — MKKLSNQEMKKIAKSTLALVLAGTFTFSPIAMAEENNSEIETVELQNVSPEEIEEAKTQVDELEETNPSLIPGDFFYFAKIALEKIRLAFTFDNAKEAELLATYAAERLQEAGALFAEGKEEEALQVIEAAVQYMETSQDIVDEEAPKEDDAESEEETEVEDGAASDENAEETTPEDSAEDVEEPGDDEVTEEPGDEVVEEGSEEEVESEDPFEQIEGMLRQNIIALKAAMEHVGNDNARAQLQKNIDKTYAKMAKKLAKLEGKYAEKPVEEEVETTEPVELEPIVEPDLLPTPVVEEPADETMPVNDDTTVVPVVSPKVEKEKAKQERKGQKAAEKQERKEAQHQKKEEKQQAKQEKKAEKKSNNPGNKGNDNGKGNGNGKGNDKN; from the coding sequence ATGAAGAAACTTTCTAACCAAGAGATGAAAAAAATTGCCAAGAGTACATTGGCTTTAGTGCTAGCTGGAACATTTACTTTTTCGCCAATCGCAATGGCAGAAGAAAACAATTCTGAGATCGAGACTGTTGAATTGCAGAATGTCAGCCCGGAAGAGATTGAAGAAGCTAAGACTCAGGTTGACGAGCTTGAAGAAACAAATCCATCTTTGATTCCTGGCGACTTCTTCTACTTTGCGAAAATTGCATTGGAGAAAATAAGGCTCGCTTTTACATTTGATAATGCTAAAGAAGCAGAATTGCTTGCTACATATGCTGCAGAACGCCTTCAAGAGGCGGGAGCATTGTTCGCTGAAGGGAAAGAAGAAGAAGCGCTTCAAGTAATCGAAGCTGCTGTTCAGTACATGGAAACTTCCCAGGATATTGTAGACGAAGAAGCTCCAAAGGAAGATGATGCTGAGTCAGAAGAGGAAACAGAAGTGGAAGATGGCGCCGCCTCTGATGAAAATGCAGAAGAAACAACTCCAGAAGACTCGGCTGAAGACGTGGAAGAGCCTGGCGATGATGAAGTCACTGAAGAGCCAGGTGATGAAGTAGTGGAAGAAGGTTCTGAAGAAGAAGTTGAAAGTGAAGATCCCTTCGAACAGATTGAAGGAATGCTTAGACAAAATATCATTGCATTGAAAGCAGCAATGGAGCATGTTGGCAATGACAATGCCAGAGCGCAGCTTCAAAAGAATATTGACAAGACATACGCAAAAATGGCAAAAAAATTGGCTAAATTAGAGGGAAAGTATGCTGAAAAACCAGTTGAGGAAGAAGTAGAAACAACTGAACCAGTTGAATTAGAACCAATTGTTGAGCCAGACCTTCTCCCAACACCTGTTGTTGAGGAACCTGCAGATGAAACAATGCCTGTGAATGATGACACAACTGTAGTTCCGGTTGTATCGCCAAAAGTAGAAAAAGAAAAAGCGAAGCAAGAACGTAAAGGACAGAAGGCTGCTGAAAAGCAAGAACGCAAGGAAGCTCAGCATCAAAAGAAAGAAGAAAAACAACAGGCTAAACAGGAAAAGAAAGCAGAAAAGAAATCGAACAATCCTGGAAACAAAGGCAATGACAACGGCAAAGGTAACGGTAACGGAAAAGGTAACGATAAAAATTAG
- the sigI gene encoding RNA polymerase sigma factor SigI produces the protein MLSLLFMAKKKRRPLEETVEKIHQGDAALRDELIDSYKPFIAKTVSSVCKRYIHESDDEFSIGLIAFNEAIQKYSSEKGNSLLSFAEVMIKRRVIDYIRQQSRNQNLSFHISNDPNEEEQQRSTIEDELSLDDFRKKTEQEIRREEIIQFQAVLKEFDLSFQDLLEQSPKHADARKNAMLVAKSMVENEELKNLLLDKKRLPIKQLEDMVKVSRKTIERNRKYIIAIALILIGDYVYLKDYIKGVLET, from the coding sequence TTGCTAAGTTTATTGTTCATGGCGAAGAAAAAGCGCAGGCCGCTGGAGGAAACAGTAGAAAAAATCCACCAGGGGGATGCTGCTTTAAGAGATGAATTAATTGATTCTTATAAGCCATTTATCGCAAAGACTGTTTCGTCTGTCTGCAAGAGATACATACATGAATCGGACGATGAATTTAGCATTGGCCTCATTGCTTTCAATGAGGCAATCCAAAAATATTCATCTGAAAAAGGGAATTCATTATTAAGCTTTGCAGAAGTCATGATTAAGCGGAGAGTAATTGATTATATCCGTCAGCAAAGCCGGAATCAAAATCTCAGCTTCCATATATCGAATGACCCAAATGAGGAAGAACAGCAGAGGTCGACGATTGAAGATGAACTTTCTCTCGATGATTTCCGGAAAAAAACAGAACAGGAAATTAGAAGAGAAGAAATCATCCAATTTCAAGCTGTACTGAAAGAATTTGATTTGTCTTTCCAGGATCTGCTCGAGCAGTCGCCTAAGCATGCGGATGCCCGGAAGAACGCGATGCTTGTTGCAAAATCCATGGTTGAGAATGAGGAACTAAAGAATTTGCTTCTAGATAAAAAGCGCCTTCCGATCAAGCAACTGGAAGACATGGTCAAAGTAAGCAGAAAAACCATAGAGAGAAACAGAAAATATATTATTGCAATTGCACTTATATTAATTGGGGATTATGTATATTTAAAGGATTATATTAAAGGGGTGTTAGAGACATGA
- a CDS encoding anti-sigma factor domain-containing protein, protein MRKGVILEINDLYLTLLTPEGEFLRARKLQQDYQVGEEIHFFPETQAVKEKKFNLWFLNSFKGKTIALAAALMLVMTALVPAYQNGQVYAYMSIDVNPSIELAVNDELKVLRMKGYNPEGEEIIGKIKDWKKEDAARVAEMILEEIEEDGFFKEKNDVVIATVHNKKAKESVDRVLEKKISEIKSSVQKEDLDLKVMEATSEEREKAKKQGITIGVYKEKQKSKPAAKPADKGQNAKPEPVKKDLPAPSVAPQPEKKIPPGQLKKNDPESESGKAKQEKPSLPEQSRGNNNSDKNNRGQDNNKHSDTGNKPNKNIAHNGKQYKNEKKPNSQKGPTENNRGQSGKKQAIQGENKGNNGKK, encoded by the coding sequence ATGAGAAAAGGGGTTATCCTCGAAATCAATGATCTTTACCTAACATTGTTGACCCCCGAAGGCGAGTTTTTACGGGCCCGAAAGCTTCAACAAGATTATCAGGTAGGAGAAGAAATTCATTTTTTTCCAGAAACGCAAGCAGTTAAAGAAAAGAAATTCAATCTATGGTTTTTAAATAGCTTCAAGGGGAAAACCATTGCACTTGCTGCGGCATTAATGCTTGTTATGACTGCACTCGTTCCTGCATATCAAAACGGCCAGGTGTACGCCTACATGTCCATTGATGTGAATCCAAGCATTGAATTGGCAGTCAATGATGAATTAAAGGTCCTGCGCATGAAAGGCTACAACCCTGAAGGGGAAGAAATCATCGGGAAAATAAAGGATTGGAAAAAGGAAGATGCGGCCAGGGTCGCAGAGATGATCCTCGAGGAAATCGAGGAAGATGGATTCTTTAAAGAAAAAAATGATGTTGTCATCGCAACAGTTCATAATAAGAAGGCAAAAGAATCTGTAGACCGGGTTTTAGAAAAGAAGATTTCTGAAATTAAAAGTTCAGTACAAAAAGAAGACCTGGATTTAAAGGTAATGGAAGCAACAAGTGAAGAAAGGGAGAAGGCAAAAAAGCAGGGAATCACAATTGGTGTCTATAAAGAAAAGCAAAAATCGAAGCCTGCCGCAAAGCCGGCTGATAAAGGTCAAAACGCCAAGCCAGAGCCTGTGAAGAAAGATCTGCCTGCACCTTCTGTTGCTCCACAGCCAGAAAAGAAGATACCGCCAGGTCAGTTAAAGAAGAATGATCCTGAAAGTGAAAGCGGGAAAGCGAAACAAGAAAAGCCGTCTCTCCCTGAACAAAGCAGGGGAAACAACAATAGTGATAAAAACAATCGTGGTCAGGATAACAACAAGCATTCTGATACAGGCAATAAGCCTAATAAAAATATTGCTCATAACGGAAAACAATATAAAAATGAAAAAAAGCCTAATTCACAAAAAGGGCCTACTGAGAACAACAGAGGCCAATCAGGTAAAAAGCAAGCCATTCAGGGTGAAAACAAAGGCAATAATGGTAAAAAATAG
- a CDS encoding alpha/beta-type small acid-soluble spore protein, giving the protein MARNSNKLLVPGVEQFMDQVKYEIAQEFGVSLGSDTVSRANGSVGGEITKRLVQQAQAQLSGKGQQ; this is encoded by the coding sequence ATGGCTCGAAATTCAAATAAATTGCTTGTTCCTGGCGTTGAACAATTCATGGACCAGGTTAAATATGAAATTGCTCAGGAATTCGGAGTTAGTCTCGGTTCTGATACAGTTTCCAGAGCAAACGGTTCAGTTGGCGGAGAGATCACAAAACGCCTTGTTCAGCAGGCACAGGCACAGCTCTCAGGAAAAGGCCAACAATAA
- a CDS encoding TrkH family potassium uptake protein, giving the protein MWINIRRRLDKLSPAQIIVAYYMIAVVVSMSLLSLPVAIQPGAKWTFMDALFTAASAVSVTGLSVISVRDTFTVPGIFILMFVLQFGGIGVMALGTFFWLIIRKKIGLKERRLIMMDQNQTSMAGLVKLLKEILVIIVIIELIGALLLGLYFLKYYPTWQEAFLHGLFSSVSATTNGGFDITGASLIPYAQDYFVVTINMLLITLGAIGFPVLVELKSFLFRRKKSHPFRFTLFLKITTITFLGLLIFGTVAIWALEYNHFLSDKSLLDSFFYAFFQSTTTRSGGLATMDVNDFTDPTLFLMAALMFIGASPSSVGGGIRTTTFALNLLFLYHFARGRRAIKIFNRELHQDDIIKSLVVSIMAVLICFFAVLILMMTENQTLLAIIFEVASAFGTTGLSMGITPELSDIGKMVLIILMFIGRVGVISFLLIIGGKTEKEAIHYPQERVIIG; this is encoded by the coding sequence ATGTGGATTAATATAAGAAGAAGATTAGACAAATTATCACCTGCACAAATTATCGTTGCGTACTATATGATAGCGGTAGTTGTCTCGATGAGCTTATTAAGTTTGCCTGTTGCCATCCAGCCCGGTGCTAAATGGACTTTCATGGATGCGTTATTCACTGCAGCAAGTGCCGTGAGTGTTACCGGGCTTTCGGTCATTAGCGTCCGCGATACTTTTACTGTACCCGGAATTTTCATTCTCATGTTCGTCCTGCAGTTCGGCGGTATTGGTGTGATGGCACTTGGTACATTCTTCTGGCTGATCATCAGGAAGAAAATCGGGCTCAAAGAGCGAAGATTGATCATGATGGACCAGAATCAGACTTCCATGGCAGGCCTTGTGAAGCTGCTGAAAGAAATTCTTGTGATTATTGTCATTATTGAATTAATAGGGGCATTGCTATTAGGGTTATATTTTTTAAAATACTATCCGACATGGCAAGAAGCTTTCCTCCATGGATTATTTTCATCCGTCAGTGCCACGACAAATGGAGGATTCGATATAACAGGAGCCTCCCTGATTCCGTATGCACAGGATTATTTTGTGGTTACCATCAATATGCTGTTGATTACCCTTGGTGCTATTGGATTCCCTGTACTGGTTGAACTGAAGAGTTTCCTTTTCAGAAGGAAAAAAAGTCACCCATTTCGTTTCACCCTTTTTCTCAAGATCACAACTATTACTTTCCTTGGCCTCCTTATTTTCGGGACGGTTGCAATCTGGGCACTGGAGTATAATCATTTCTTATCTGATAAATCATTGTTGGATTCATTCTTTTATGCTTTTTTCCAGTCGACCACAACCAGAAGTGGTGGATTGGCGACGATGGATGTAAATGATTTTACCGATCCTACCTTATTCCTGATGGCAGCTTTGATGTTTATTGGTGCATCTCCAAGCTCTGTTGGCGGAGGGATCCGGACGACTACTTTTGCGCTTAATCTCTTGTTCCTTTACCACTTTGCAAGGGGCAGAAGGGCTATCAAAATATTTAATAGAGAATTGCATCAGGACGATATAATCAAGTCTTTGGTTGTATCCATCATGGCTGTCCTTATTTGTTTTTTTGCAGTCCTTATTCTGATGATGACAGAGAACCAGACGCTATTGGCGATCATATTTGAAGTCGCATCGGCTTTTGGAACAACTGGGCTATCCATGGGAATCACACCAGAGCTTTCGGATATTGGAAAAATGGTACTGATTATTCTGATGTTCATCGGAAGGGTAGGTGTGATCTCCTTCCTGTTGATCATTGGCGGAAAAACAGAGAAAGAAGCAATTCATTATCCACAAGAACGAGTGATCATAGGTTAA
- a CDS encoding DUF3905 domain-containing protein: MEKKERELKPLDIEDTLPHQINAPSFKDTGIEMKAPFKNEHGVIIGDSLYASENSPLENWTDETDPAVMAGDEWVHPTNDIGWNTAENRELLEEKRKPQGYPFMHPTKDVSKGQD; the protein is encoded by the coding sequence ATGGAAAAAAAAGAACGAGAGCTAAAACCATTGGATATTGAGGATACATTGCCTCACCAAATTAACGCTCCTAGTTTCAAGGACACTGGCATTGAAATGAAGGCGCCTTTCAAGAATGAACATGGTGTTATCATTGGAGACAGCCTGTACGCGTCCGAAAACTCCCCTCTTGAGAATTGGACTGACGAGACAGATCCCGCAGTCATGGCTGGTGATGAATGGGTTCATCCTACCAACGATATTGGCTGGAACACTGCGGAAAACAGAGAGCTTCTGGAAGAAAAGAGAAAGCCGCAGGGCTATCCATTCATGCACCCTACAAAAGATGTGAGCAAAGGCCAGGACTAG
- a CDS encoding DUF4080 domain-containing protein, which translates to MNIVLTTLNAKYIHTNLAIRYLKAYAQPEFDVNLVEYTIKDPVINIVSDLIQKQPDIIGFSCYIWNIEESIKVIKMIKKINPDIKIVAGGPEVTYDVLDWMKEVPEFDFIVIGEGEQTFKQLLSAMASGAGFTEVPGIAYRKGDSISMNPQQNKLDLKELPSPYRFDEDLPHLSKRVTYLETSRGCPFSCQFCLSSIEVGVRYFDREKIKEDIRYLMANGAKTIKFVDRTFNISRSYAMEMFRFLIDEHLPGTVFQFEITADIMRPEVIQFLNDEAPAGLFRFEIGVQSTNDYTNELVMRKQNFDKLKRTVTMVKDGGKIDQHLDLIAGLPEEDYQSFKKTFNDVFAMRPEELQLGFLKMLRGTGLRLRAEQHDYVYMDHSPYEILGNNVLDFNDIIKIKQVEDVLEKYWNDHRMDRTVEYLVTKVFPSPFDFFQDFGSYWETKGWSRIGHQLEDLFKRLYNFLREKGVENLDSIESLMKYDYLASMKHKPRKPWWELSLDKQDRSELYRGIIQKPAALGNQYSEMNISEKDLYKHTLLEDITIDLVKFMEDGEIEHSPSYMLVYFDSKLNTPQFFTFKMEDVKPA; encoded by the coding sequence ATGAATATCGTTTTAACAACGCTTAACGCGAAATATATACACACAAACCTTGCAATCAGGTACCTGAAGGCATATGCTCAGCCTGAGTTTGACGTAAATCTTGTTGAGTATACCATCAAGGATCCTGTGATCAATATTGTGTCTGACTTGATTCAAAAGCAGCCTGATATTATTGGATTCAGCTGCTATATCTGGAATATTGAAGAGAGTATCAAAGTCATCAAGATGATTAAAAAAATCAACCCTGACATTAAAATCGTCGCAGGCGGCCCTGAGGTCACTTATGATGTCCTGGATTGGATGAAGGAAGTGCCGGAATTTGATTTCATTGTCATCGGTGAAGGTGAACAAACCTTCAAGCAGCTTCTTTCTGCAATGGCTTCTGGAGCAGGGTTTACGGAAGTACCTGGGATAGCCTATCGAAAGGGCGACAGCATCTCTATGAATCCTCAACAGAATAAGCTGGATTTAAAAGAGCTTCCGTCCCCATATCGGTTTGACGAAGACCTCCCACATCTTTCTAAAAGGGTAACCTATCTCGAAACAAGCCGCGGCTGCCCATTCAGCTGCCAATTTTGCCTATCTTCCATTGAAGTCGGTGTCCGCTACTTCGACAGGGAAAAGATCAAGGAAGATATCCGTTATCTAATGGCAAATGGTGCGAAGACCATCAAATTCGTCGACAGGACGTTCAATATCAGCCGAAGCTATGCAATGGAAATGTTTCGTTTCCTGATAGATGAACATCTGCCAGGGACAGTGTTCCAGTTTGAAATCACAGCTGACATCATGCGGCCTGAGGTTATTCAATTCCTGAATGATGAAGCGCCTGCCGGCTTGTTCCGCTTTGAAATTGGCGTACAGTCGACTAATGATTATACAAATGAGTTGGTCATGAGGAAACAGAATTTCGACAAGCTAAAGCGTACCGTAACAATGGTAAAGGATGGCGGCAAAATTGATCAGCATCTTGATTTAATTGCAGGTTTGCCGGAAGAGGATTATCAATCGTTCAAAAAGACGTTTAATGATGTATTTGCCATGCGGCCCGAAGAATTGCAGCTTGGCTTCCTGAAGATGCTCAGAGGGACAGGTTTGAGACTCAGGGCTGAACAGCATGATTATGTGTACATGGATCATTCTCCATATGAAATCCTCGGAAATAATGTCCTTGATTTCAATGACATCATAAAAATCAAACAGGTTGAAGACGTTCTTGAAAAATATTGGAATGATCATCGGATGGACCGTACTGTAGAATATCTGGTCACTAAGGTATTTCCATCACCATTTGATTTCTTCCAGGACTTCGGCTCTTATTGGGAGACAAAAGGTTGGTCCCGGATCGGGCATCAGCTTGAGGACTTGTTCAAGAGACTATACAACTTCCTTCGTGAAAAAGGTGTGGAAAATTTAGATTCGATCGAGAGCTTGATGAAATATGATTACCTGGCCAGCATGAAACACAAGCCACGGAAGCCATGGTGGGAACTTAGTCTGGACAAGCAGGATCGTTCTGAACTATACCGGGGAATCATCCAGAAACCTGCCGCCCTTGGCAATCAGTACTCTGAAATGAATATTAGTGAAAAGGATTTATATAAACACACTTTGCTTGAGGATATCACTATTGACCTGGTGAAGTTTATGGAAGATGGAGAAATCGAGCACTCTCCTTCTTATATGCTTGTATATTTTGATTCTAAGTTGAATACTCCACAGTTTTTCACTTTTAAAATGGAAGATGTAAAGCCGGCTTAA
- a CDS encoding acyltransferase family protein, whose product MKQRDYYFDNAKFILIFFVVFGHLLRSFIEDNEMIYNLYKVIYTFHMPAFILVSGFFARGFNKKGYVMKIAKKLILPYFIFQMIYSVFYYFLYSKSTFTMDPLNPHWSLWFLISLFCWNIMLIGFARLNAPIGLLVAFGLGLGVGYVDWISNYLSLSRTFVFFPLFLLGYHLTKDHIKTLTRPAFKAGALVTFAIVFFGFYFNPDIDYKWLLGSKPYSLMEAASISSMFTRLGFYLLSLLMVFSFLTIVPKKQYFFTDLGKNTLYVYLLHGFFVRTFRESEVQDFFHSPERFLLLAAIALLLTFLLSSKYAAAIAQPLIEFKTSRISRLKLRFNAILRFYRRKLSSQ is encoded by the coding sequence ATGAAACAACGAGATTACTACTTTGACAATGCCAAGTTCATCTTGATTTTTTTCGTCGTATTTGGCCATCTTTTGCGCTCGTTCATTGAAGACAATGAAATGATCTATAATCTTTATAAAGTCATTTATACATTCCATATGCCAGCCTTCATCCTTGTTTCCGGTTTTTTTGCGAGGGGCTTCAATAAAAAAGGCTATGTAATGAAAATTGCCAAAAAATTAATACTGCCTTATTTCATCTTTCAGATGATCTATTCTGTTTTCTATTATTTCCTGTACAGCAAGTCTACTTTTACGATGGACCCGCTTAATCCACACTGGTCCCTATGGTTTTTGATCAGTCTTTTCTGCTGGAACATCATGCTGATTGGCTTTGCAAGACTTAACGCTCCTATTGGATTGTTGGTTGCCTTTGGATTGGGATTAGGTGTCGGCTATGTAGACTGGATATCCAACTACCTGAGCCTATCAAGGACCTTTGTCTTCTTTCCATTGTTCCTGCTTGGGTACCACTTGACGAAGGACCATATAAAAACATTGACAAGGCCCGCCTTCAAGGCTGGTGCATTGGTAACCTTCGCGATTGTCTTTTTTGGGTTCTATTTCAATCCAGATATAGACTATAAATGGCTTCTCGGTTCTAAACCATATTCATTGATGGAAGCAGCTTCGATATCAAGCATGTTCACACGGTTAGGCTTTTATCTATTAAGCCTGCTGATGGTTTTCAGCTTCCTGACCATTGTCCCGAAGAAGCAATATTTCTTTACAGACCTTGGCAAGAATACACTATATGTTTATCTGCTGCATGGATTTTTTGTACGAACCTTCCGCGAAAGCGAAGTCCAGGACTTCTTCCATAGTCCCGAGCGCTTCCTCTTGCTGGCGGCCATCGCCTTGCTGCTGACCTTCCTGTTGTCCAGCAAATACGCTGCCGCCATCGCACAACCGCTGATCGAATTCAAGACCTCACGGATCAGCCGGCTAAAATTAAGGTTTAACGCTATACTTCGCTTCTATCGTCGGAAGCTTTCAAGCCAGTAA